One region of Ornithinibacter aureus genomic DNA includes:
- a CDS encoding citrate synthase — translation MTDGATLSAAGKQLDLSLVRATEGNGGYDISSLLKETGNVTLDGGFTNTASCTSAITYIDGDAGILRYRGYPIEQLAKQSTFIETSYLLIYGELPTPTQLAEFEGRISQHTMLHEDLKGFFQGFPRDAHPMPVLSSAVSALSTFYQDSLDPFDKEQVEISTIRLLAKLPTIAAYAYKKSIGQPFLYPDNNLSLVENFLRMTFGVPATDYEIDPDLVRAVDLLLVLHADHEQNCSTSTVRLVGSSQANLFASVSAGINALFGPLHGGANQAVLEMLERIEKADFSTDEFMTKVKNKEDGVRLMGFGHRVYKNYDPRAAIIKDTAHEILAKTAGGDHLLEIAMRLEEIALADDYFIERKLYPNVDFYTGLIYKSMGFPTRMFTVLFALGRLPGWIAQWREMIEDPTTKIGRPRQVYVGEGERNYVPVSER, via the coding sequence ATGACTGATGGCGCCACCCTGTCCGCTGCTGGCAAGCAGCTCGACCTGTCCCTCGTACGGGCCACTGAAGGCAACGGCGGGTATGACATCTCGTCCTTGCTCAAGGAGACCGGGAACGTCACGCTGGACGGTGGTTTCACCAACACGGCCAGCTGCACCAGCGCCATCACCTACATCGACGGCGACGCCGGCATCCTGCGCTACCGCGGGTACCCGATCGAGCAGCTCGCCAAGCAGTCGACCTTCATCGAGACCTCCTACCTGCTGATCTACGGCGAGCTGCCCACGCCGACCCAGCTCGCCGAGTTCGAGGGCCGGATCAGCCAGCACACGATGCTCCACGAAGACCTCAAGGGCTTCTTCCAGGGCTTCCCGCGCGACGCGCACCCCATGCCGGTGCTCTCCTCGGCGGTCTCCGCCCTGTCGACCTTCTACCAGGACAGCCTCGACCCGTTCGACAAGGAGCAGGTCGAGATCTCGACGATCCGCCTGCTGGCCAAGCTGCCGACGATCGCGGCCTACGCCTACAAGAAGTCGATCGGGCAGCCGTTCCTCTACCCGGACAACAACCTCTCGCTCGTCGAGAACTTCCTGCGGATGACCTTCGGGGTCCCGGCCACGGACTACGAGATCGACCCCGACCTCGTGCGGGCCGTCGACCTGCTGCTGGTGCTGCACGCCGACCACGAGCAGAACTGCTCGACCTCCACGGTGCGCCTCGTCGGCTCCTCGCAGGCCAACCTCTTCGCCTCGGTCTCGGCCGGGATCAACGCGCTGTTCGGCCCGCTGCACGGCGGTGCCAACCAGGCCGTGCTCGAGATGCTCGAGCGCATCGAGAAGGCCGACTTCTCCACCGACGAGTTCATGACGAAGGTCAAGAACAAGGAGGACGGCGTCCGCCTCATGGGCTTCGGCCATCGGGTCTACAAGAACTACGACCCCCGCGCCGCGATCATCAAGGACACCGCGCACGAGATCCTCGCCAAGACGGCGGGCGGTGACCACCTGCTCGAGATCGCCATGCGCCTCGAGGAGATCGCGCTGGCCGACGACTACTTCATCGAGCGCAAGCTCTACCCGAACGTCGACTTCTACACGGGCCTGATCTACAAGTCGATGGGCTTCCCCACGCGCATGTTCACGGTGCTGTTCGCGCTGGGCCGCCTGCCCGGCTGGATCGCCCAGTGGCGCGAGATGATCGAGGACCCGACGACCAAGATCGGGCGGCCGCGCCAGGTCTACGTCGGCGAGGGCGAGCGCAACTACGTGCCGGTCTCCGAGCGCTGA